The following coding sequences lie in one Fundulus heteroclitus isolate FHET01 chromosome 20, MU-UCD_Fhet_4.1, whole genome shotgun sequence genomic window:
- the LOC105931827 gene encoding cytokine-like protein 1: MRLGLAALLCFFSAVPLCDCAPPTCYSRALNLSSEIMTLLDKIHTFHRTKACAEVLPVIHIDVHNACISNKLRDLLYVVLNHPSPSCREKPRMVHLKRKVQNLYTIITRICYRDLVFFTDDCEAIDTGRSSPNLGEDRLQLLQEDR, from the exons ATGAGGCTGGGACTGGCGGCTCTCCTCTGCTTCTTCAGCGCCGTGCCTCTGTGCGACTGCGCTCCTCCGACCTGCTACTCCAGAGCGCTCAACCTGAGCAGCGAAATCATGACCCTGCTGGATAAGATCCACACCTTCCACCGCACC AAAGCGTGTGCGGAGGTTCTACCGGTCATCCACATTGACGTGCAT AACGCATGCATCTCCAACAAGCTGCGGGACCTTCTCTACGTGGTGCTGAACCATCCCAGCCCAAGCTGCAGGGAGAAGCCCAGAATGGTCCATCTGAAACGCAAAGTCCAGAACCTGTACACCATCATCACCAGGATTTGCTACCGA GACTTGGTGTTTTTCACAGACGACTGTGAGGCCATCGACACTGGACGCAGCAGCCCAAACCTAGGAGAAGACAGGCTGCAGTTGTTGCAGGAGGACAGATGA